The DNA region AATTAGCCActagtttttttttttaaactatTGGCACTAagtttttaatttgaataaaataaaattatttaacAGGATGAGATAGAACCTTGTTTAGGAGTTTGTCCTTATCCGTTGAGGAAAATAATGTAACATTGTCTGCTGTCATCTTATTTAGTATCAGTGTTTTTTTTAAGACTCTTCATCTTCAGCTGCAGATAGTGAACAGTGAAAAAAACACTTTCCTTTTGTTGTTGTTCTTTTGATCAATCCATCAAGTAGAAGTTGAAGAAAGGTGAAAATGGAAACCATAGAGCTAAACAAACCCAAAGTGGTGGTGATTGATTCTGTACAATCATGGGAATTCTATGTCACCCAAGCTTCTAACCAGAATTCCCATGTAAGTTAAAGTTTGGATTTTTTTGAAGCTTGATCTTAGAAAATGAGTATTTGATTAGGGGGTTTTCTAGTTTTGATTCAATTTGGTTTTTTAGGATATAATTGTGGATAGATTGATTGATATATGCTTACAGCTTTTGTATTTTTGTGGAATGGATCTTAGATTGTTGTTCACTTTACTGCTTCATGGTGCATGCCATCAGTGGCTATGGTTTCATTTTTTGAAGAACTTGCATCAGATTATCCAGATTTTCTCTTTCTCTCTGTTGATGTTGATGAAGTTAAGGTAATTTTTCTTTCTCAAGTGCTTCTTGATGCAGATAATCATTAATATGTATCTGTCAAGTTTTTGGTTGAGTTGATGTGAGGACTTGCACGTGTTCTATTTTGACATTGCTATTCAGATTTCTTCTGGTTTATTTATGAACATATCAAAGAATTGCTGGGACACTCAGAGTAGTCAATCCCGGATAGCCGCCGACCCTGAAAATAGGATAGCGAGATGGCCGCTATTTGACCAGTTTTTAGACAAATTACATGAATAATAATTATAAACATATGAAGTGTACAGAGAGATGAGGGAGGAGCTTGTGATTTTGTGCAGAAACTGCGACGAAGGAAGGTTAGGGTGGAATCTCAACTCAAATTTGATAGAAAAACCTAAAATTACCCTTAAAACATTTAAAGTTTAAGGGTAATTTCGGTTTTTCAGAGAGGAAAAGGATAGCGGGACAGAAACTGCTCCGCCCCCGCTACCTGCTATTTACCCTATATCGACTGTTATAGTGTTCTGCACTGCTAAGACTCTTCCCGTAGCCGCTTGCTATAGCGGGATAGTGCAGCTATTGGCCGCTATTGACTACTCTGGGTACACTGTCCAAGATCTTATTCTTTTCCGATCAAAAGTTTCGTGCTAGTGTTTCACATTCTTTATG from Lathyrus oleraceus cultivar Zhongwan6 chromosome 1, CAAS_Psat_ZW6_1.0, whole genome shotgun sequence includes:
- the LOC127083331 gene encoding thioredoxin-like protein CXXS1, whose product is METIELNKPKVVVIDSVQSWEFYVTQASNQNSHIVVHFTASWCMPSVAMVSFFEELASDYPDFLFLSVDVDEVKEVAAKNDIKAMPTFLLLKDGAGAASEKIVGANPEELKKRIDGFVQTTRASIA